A single genomic interval of Porphyromonas sp. oral taxon 275 harbors:
- a CDS encoding methylated-DNA--[protein]-cysteine S-methyltransferase has protein sequence MDQPLHCYAYPSPLGVITLGIRAGALALLDLPGEARPSVDAEELRTEPPAEEAELLGRVGQQLADYFAGRRQHFDLPLAPVGTPFQRAVWAELARVPYGETLSYLQLAQRLGKPAAVRAVAQALGRNPIAIILPCHRIVSSGGGLGGFSAGLETKRSLLQLEGVLAPELF, from the coding sequence ATGGATCAGCCGCTACACTGCTACGCCTACCCCTCACCCCTCGGGGTGATCACGCTGGGGATCAGAGCTGGTGCGCTCGCGCTGCTTGATCTCCCAGGCGAGGCGCGGCCTAGCGTAGACGCCGAGGAGCTCCGCACGGAGCCCCCAGCCGAGGAGGCCGAGCTCCTGGGGCGCGTGGGGCAGCAGCTGGCAGACTACTTCGCGGGGCGTCGCCAGCACTTTGATCTGCCGCTCGCCCCAGTGGGGACGCCCTTCCAGCGGGCCGTATGGGCCGAGCTCGCCCGTGTGCCCTATGGCGAGACGCTGAGCTATCTCCAGCTGGCCCAGCGCCTAGGCAAGCCTGCCGCCGTGCGTGCTGTGGCGCAGGCCTTGGGGCGCAATCCCATCGCCATCATCCTGCCCTGCCACCGCATTGTCTCTAGTGGTGGTGGCCTCGGCGGCTTCAGTGCGGGCCTCGAGACCAAGCGTAGCCTCCTGCAGCTGGAGGGCGTGCTTGCCCCTGAGCTCTTCTAG
- the aroB gene encoding 3-dehydroquinate synthase — MILGTDLLGRRLPSLVEGLACDRLFVLIDPALRQLQAERITVLQAELPPSTAYYSLECSGEESKTPSQLAELWSWLAEAGASRQSLLVIIGGGALLDLGGFAAATYMRGIRTINVPTTLLAMVDASVGGKTAIDFAGVKNLVGAFHLPEEVLIDTAFLETLPLEELLSGYGEIIKHASLQGEEAWYQLRRLGDPVGLSDAEWLELIRASVDYKASVVAADPRESGLRRILNAGHTVGHALEAFALARPQGQSLRHGEAIVLGLIVESYLTTELTGCSRDYLRQLLYLAQELYQPALYSCRDYGELISLMRQDKKNSHGLIRFVGIKAPGDWELLELSDEAPLRAALDFLRETFGRL, encoded by the coding sequence ATGATCCTAGGCACAGACCTACTCGGTCGCAGGCTACCCTCGCTCGTCGAGGGGCTAGCCTGCGACCGTCTTTTTGTCCTGATTGACCCCGCACTTCGACAGCTGCAGGCTGAGCGCATCACGGTGCTCCAGGCTGAGCTCCCCCCCTCGACGGCCTACTACAGCCTCGAGTGCTCAGGCGAGGAGAGTAAGACCCCCAGCCAGCTGGCCGAGCTCTGGAGCTGGCTCGCGGAGGCAGGAGCCAGCCGTCAGAGCCTACTAGTCATCATCGGCGGAGGTGCCCTGCTGGACCTCGGCGGCTTCGCTGCCGCTACCTACATGCGGGGCATACGGACGATCAATGTCCCCACGACGCTGCTGGCCATGGTAGACGCCTCCGTGGGCGGCAAGACCGCTATCGACTTCGCTGGGGTCAAGAACCTCGTCGGCGCCTTCCACCTCCCCGAGGAGGTACTCATTGATACGGCCTTCCTAGAGACCCTGCCCCTAGAGGAGCTACTCTCGGGCTACGGGGAGATCATCAAGCACGCGAGCCTGCAGGGGGAGGAGGCCTGGTACCAGCTGCGGCGCCTCGGCGACCCCGTCGGGCTCAGCGATGCGGAGTGGCTAGAGCTCATCCGCGCCAGCGTAGACTATAAGGCAAGCGTCGTCGCGGCCGACCCGCGCGAGTCGGGCCTCAGGCGTATCCTCAACGCAGGGCATACCGTAGGGCACGCCCTCGAGGCCTTCGCCCTAGCGCGTCCCCAGGGGCAGAGCCTGCGCCACGGCGAGGCTATCGTCCTCGGGCTCATCGTCGAGAGCTACCTCACGACGGAGCTCACGGGCTGCTCCCGCGACTACCTCCGCCAGCTGCTCTACCTCGCGCAGGAGCTCTACCAGCCCGCGCTCTACAGCTGCCGCGACTACGGCGAACTGATCTCACTGATGCGTCAGGACAAGAAGAACAGCCACGGCCTTATCCGCTTCGTCGGTATCAAGGCCCCGGGGGACTGGGAGCTGCTGGAGCTCAGCGACGAGGCGCCCCTGCGCGCCGCCCTAGACTTCCTCCGCGAGACCTTCGGACGGCTGTAG
- the alaS gene encoding alanine--tRNA ligase, producing MTSQEIRESYKQFFHSKGHQIVPSAPMVIKGDPTLMFTNAGMNQFKDIILGNAEIKYPRVTDSQKCLRVSGKHNDLEEVGHDTYHHTMFEMLGNWSFGDYFKHEAIDWAWEYLTEVLKLPKDRLYVTVFEGAPDEGLERDDEAAGFWEKHLPAERIINGNKHDNFWEMGDQGPCGPCSEIHVDIRPDEERAQVDGLSLVNQGHPQVIEIWNLVFMQYNRKADGSLEPLPKRVIDTGMGFERLCMAIQGKTSNYDTDIFTPMIQAIATLTGIEYGAAKKSDVAMRVIADHIRTIAFAITDGQLPSNAKAGYVIRRILRRAVRYGYTFLGRREAFMYSLLPVLIQTMGEAYPELVAGRELIEKVMREEEESFLHTLETGIRLLDKQIEECQRQGQQVLDGQAAFVLYDTYGFPLDLTALILSEQGMTVDEAGFDAAMQQQKERARNAAAIDAGDWISVHDEAAVRFVGYDQLETTTEILRYRQVKQKGQEYYQVVLSETPFYAEMGGQVGDRGVLIASDGTRYAIFDTKRENNLAIHLMKQLPAELAGSFRAVVDAEHRHRIEANHSATHLLHEALREVLGAHVEQKGSFVSDEVLRFDFAHFAKVEPEQLRAVERLVAERIRACLPLQEYREVPIEEARQMGAMALFGEKYGDHVRVIRFGSSTEFCGGTHVASTGVIGTVRITSESSVAAGVRRIEAVTGAAAEDYLYAQEDLLQSIRGLFNNSPQLMTAIQKMFEENSELARQVGDYVKQQLLEVKRRLLEKRHEVNGIRLFLLRQDVPTEIIKDLAFQIAGELSEPFVFIGAQEDKTSGKPNLTLMLSKDLVESRGWNAAQLLRAAAKHIQGGGGGQPHFATAGGKNSDGLNAAVDQLLADLGLQA from the coding sequence ATGACTTCGCAAGAAATCCGCGAGTCGTACAAGCAATTCTTTCATAGCAAGGGACACCAGATCGTGCCCTCTGCTCCCATGGTGATCAAGGGCGACCCTACGCTGATGTTCACCAATGCCGGGATGAACCAGTTCAAGGACATCATCCTCGGGAATGCCGAGATCAAGTACCCCCGCGTGACCGACTCGCAGAAGTGCCTGCGCGTCAGCGGCAAGCACAACGACCTCGAGGAAGTAGGCCACGACACCTACCACCACACGATGTTCGAAATGCTGGGGAACTGGTCCTTCGGGGACTACTTCAAGCACGAGGCCATCGACTGGGCGTGGGAATACCTGACCGAGGTACTCAAGCTGCCCAAGGATCGCCTCTATGTGACCGTCTTCGAGGGAGCACCCGACGAAGGGCTGGAGCGCGACGATGAGGCCGCAGGCTTCTGGGAGAAGCACCTCCCTGCCGAGCGCATCATCAATGGCAACAAGCACGACAACTTCTGGGAGATGGGCGATCAGGGTCCCTGCGGTCCTTGCTCCGAGATCCACGTGGATATCCGCCCCGACGAAGAGCGTGCACAGGTCGACGGGCTGAGCCTCGTGAACCAAGGCCACCCTCAGGTCATCGAGATTTGGAACCTCGTCTTCATGCAGTACAACCGCAAGGCCGACGGCTCACTGGAGCCCCTACCCAAGCGCGTCATCGATACGGGGATGGGATTCGAGCGTCTCTGCATGGCCATACAGGGCAAGACGTCCAACTACGATACCGACATCTTCACCCCGATGATCCAGGCCATCGCCACCCTCACGGGCATAGAGTACGGTGCGGCCAAGAAGTCGGACGTGGCGATGCGTGTCATCGCCGACCACATCCGTACCATCGCCTTCGCCATCACGGACGGGCAGCTGCCCTCCAATGCTAAGGCGGGCTACGTCATCCGCCGCATCCTGCGCCGCGCCGTACGCTACGGCTACACCTTCCTCGGGCGTCGTGAGGCCTTCATGTACAGCCTCCTACCCGTCCTCATACAGACGATGGGCGAGGCTTACCCCGAGCTCGTGGCAGGCCGCGAGCTGATCGAGAAGGTGATGCGCGAGGAGGAGGAGAGCTTCCTGCACACACTGGAGACGGGCATCCGTCTACTGGACAAGCAGATCGAGGAGTGCCAGCGCCAGGGCCAGCAGGTGCTGGACGGGCAGGCCGCCTTTGTCCTCTACGACACCTACGGCTTCCCGCTGGACCTGACGGCACTCATCCTCAGCGAGCAGGGCATGACGGTCGATGAGGCAGGCTTCGACGCTGCGATGCAGCAGCAGAAGGAGCGTGCGCGCAACGCCGCTGCCATCGACGCAGGTGACTGGATCAGCGTCCACGACGAGGCTGCCGTACGCTTCGTAGGCTACGACCAGCTAGAGACGACGACCGAGATCCTCCGCTATCGCCAGGTCAAGCAGAAGGGGCAGGAGTACTACCAGGTCGTCCTCAGCGAGACGCCCTTCTACGCCGAGATGGGCGGACAGGTCGGTGACCGCGGCGTCCTCATCGCCTCGGACGGCACGCGCTACGCGATCTTCGACACCAAGCGCGAGAACAACCTAGCCATCCACCTGATGAAGCAGCTCCCCGCCGAGCTGGCGGGGAGCTTCCGAGCCGTGGTCGATGCCGAGCATCGCCACCGTATCGAGGCCAACCACTCCGCTACGCACCTGCTGCACGAGGCCCTACGTGAGGTCCTCGGTGCACACGTCGAGCAGAAGGGTTCCTTCGTCTCTGACGAGGTGCTGCGCTTCGACTTCGCCCACTTTGCTAAGGTCGAGCCCGAGCAGCTCCGTGCGGTAGAGCGCCTCGTCGCCGAGCGCATCCGCGCCTGCCTCCCCCTACAGGAGTACCGTGAGGTACCCATTGAGGAGGCCCGTCAGATGGGCGCCATGGCGCTCTTCGGAGAGAAGTACGGCGACCACGTCCGCGTAATCCGCTTCGGCAGCTCCACGGAGTTCTGCGGCGGTACACACGTCGCCTCCACGGGCGTCATCGGCACGGTACGCATCACCAGCGAGTCCTCTGTGGCTGCAGGCGTACGCCGTATCGAGGCCGTGACGGGCGCTGCTGCGGAGGACTACCTCTATGCACAGGAGGACCTCCTGCAGAGCATCCGCGGGCTATTCAACAATAGCCCGCAGCTGATGACGGCTATCCAGAAGATGTTCGAGGAGAACAGCGAGCTGGCCCGCCAGGTAGGCGACTACGTCAAGCAGCAGCTCCTCGAGGTCAAGCGACGCCTACTGGAGAAGCGCCACGAGGTAAATGGTATCCGCCTCTTCCTCCTGCGTCAGGACGTCCCCACCGAGATCATTAAGGACCTGGCCTTCCAGATCGCAGGTGAGCTCAGCGAGCCCTTCGTCTTCATCGGAGCCCAGGAGGACAAGACCTCGGGCAAGCCTAACCTCACGCTGATGCTGAGCAAGGACCTCGTCGAGAGCCGCGGGTGGAATGCCGCCCAGCTCCTCCGCGCGGCTGCCAAGCACATCCAGGGCGGCGGCGGCGGTCAGCCTCACTTCGCTACTGCTGGGGGGAAGAACTCCGACGGGCTCAATGCCGCAGTAGACCAGCTGCTGGCTGACCTCGGACTTCAGGCCTAA
- a CDS encoding YgcG family protein yields MLQYLQPAPRTSFGERGGRLRHIGYTLSLLLALMLGLGLSSPELQAQGSSGTVYTVERVPKVFAEDSLQLFSDPESYMSPSVRDVLNALLTELRSDTGVECAVVLLPSIGERDIEGFATELFRSWGIGSRTLNDGLLILLVLDQRKVRFEVGYGLEGTLPDAVASRIQRKVMIPLLRQGHYADALIMGVEAVKQELIAAGYRSDRHTARGPSSEGLGLDSSALLYLYILIVAIIAFSLVNNLQGVVHQAQRGQRQLLLSYPSLRRTYRIWALLLCVLCLPVGILYYIYMQRRLQEIEQRLSRCPHCRKGLLEQLSLEQSYSYLTQPQRLETALGSRRYVAFACPECHELELVGEDRSEHWSVCRHCGARTAEVVRQQRIRLEGVRYIRTELRCHNCGESDHRDHRDNSTDDAALGAMLLGGLLSGGRHRGGGFGGGGFGGGFGGGSFGGGSSGGGGATSGW; encoded by the coding sequence ATGCTGCAGTACCTACAGCCTGCTCCCAGGACTTCCTTCGGGGAGCGTGGGGGCAGGCTTCGTCATATAGGCTACACGCTTAGCCTCCTCTTGGCGCTGATGCTTGGCCTCGGGCTCTCCAGCCCAGAGCTCCAGGCACAGGGCTCGAGCGGCACAGTCTACACGGTAGAGCGTGTCCCCAAGGTCTTCGCCGAGGATAGCCTCCAGCTCTTCTCCGATCCCGAGAGCTACATGAGCCCCAGCGTGCGAGATGTGCTGAACGCTCTGCTCACCGAGCTACGTAGCGACACGGGTGTCGAGTGCGCCGTCGTACTGCTGCCTAGCATCGGGGAGCGCGACATCGAGGGCTTCGCCACCGAGCTCTTCCGCAGCTGGGGCATAGGCTCCCGCACGCTCAACGATGGACTGCTGATCCTCCTCGTCCTCGACCAGCGCAAGGTACGCTTCGAGGTCGGCTATGGCCTCGAGGGTACGCTGCCCGATGCTGTAGCCTCCCGCATCCAGCGCAAAGTGATGATCCCCCTCCTCCGTCAGGGCCACTATGCGGATGCCTTGATCATGGGGGTAGAGGCTGTGAAGCAGGAGCTGATCGCAGCAGGCTACCGCTCGGATCGGCACACTGCCCGAGGCCCTAGCAGCGAGGGGCTCGGGCTGGATAGCTCTGCGCTCCTCTACCTCTATATCCTCATCGTAGCGATCATCGCCTTCTCGCTGGTGAACAACCTGCAGGGCGTAGTGCACCAGGCACAGCGTGGGCAGCGTCAGCTCCTGCTCAGCTACCCCAGCCTACGCCGCACCTACCGCATCTGGGCGCTGCTGCTCTGCGTGCTGTGCCTGCCGGTCGGTATCCTATACTATATATATATGCAGCGTAGGCTGCAGGAGATCGAGCAGCGCCTCTCGCGCTGCCCGCACTGTCGGAAGGGGCTCCTCGAGCAGCTGAGCCTCGAGCAGAGCTACAGCTATCTGACGCAGCCCCAGCGCCTAGAGACCGCCCTCGGCTCGCGGCGCTATGTCGCCTTCGCCTGCCCTGAGTGCCACGAGCTAGAGCTCGTCGGGGAGGACCGCTCCGAGCACTGGAGCGTATGCCGTCACTGTGGAGCACGTACGGCCGAGGTCGTCAGGCAGCAGCGCATACGTCTCGAGGGGGTCCGCTACATACGTACCGAGCTACGCTGCCACAACTGTGGGGAGAGCGATCACCGCGACCACCGAGATAATTCGACCGATGACGCAGCCCTCGGCGCCATGCTCCTCGGCGGGCTCTTGAGTGGAGGCCGTCACCGTGGAGGGGGTTTCGGCGGCGGAGGCTTCGGCGGGGGCTTTGGTGGAGGCAGCTTCGGGGGAGGCTCCTCGGGCGGCGGTGGCGCCACCAGCGGGTGGTAG
- a CDS encoding LemA family protein: MKFSKGIIAAVVAVLVLLWGVSKYNGLVGSQEQVNTAWAQVENNYQRRADLIPNLVNVVKGYASHERETLEGVIQARSRATSTTIDANNMDEAALARFQQSQDALSSALSRLMVVVEKYPELKANEQFQTLMAQLEGTENRIATARRDFNEIAKTYNLEVRSFPNSLIAGITGFRPRPYFTAQAGSDVAPVVDFSSSQK; encoded by the coding sequence ATGAAGTTCTCAAAAGGAATCATCGCAGCCGTCGTGGCTGTCCTCGTCCTCCTCTGGGGGGTATCGAAGTATAATGGCCTCGTAGGCTCGCAGGAGCAGGTCAATACGGCCTGGGCTCAGGTAGAGAATAACTACCAGCGCCGTGCCGACCTCATCCCCAACCTCGTGAACGTAGTCAAGGGCTACGCCAGCCACGAGCGTGAGACCCTCGAGGGCGTCATCCAGGCACGTAGCCGCGCCACGAGCACCACGATCGATGCCAACAATATGGACGAGGCCGCACTGGCACGCTTCCAGCAGTCACAGGATGCCCTCTCCTCGGCGCTCTCCCGCCTGATGGTCGTCGTGGAGAAGTACCCCGAGCTGAAGGCCAACGAGCAGTTCCAGACACTCATGGCGCAGCTGGAGGGCACAGAGAATCGTATCGCCACGGCGCGCCGTGACTTCAACGAGATCGCCAAGACCTACAACCTCGAGGTGCGTAGCTTCCCCAACTCGCTGATCGCGGGTATCACGGGCTTCCGTCCCCGCCCCTACTTCACCGCCCAGGCTGGCAGCGATGTAGCTCCAGTGGTCGACTTCTCCTCTAGTCAGAAGTAG
- the tyrS gene encoding tyrosine--tRNA ligase, with the protein MSEIKNFVEELRWRGMIHDMIPGTEEELAKGMTSAYLGIDPTADSLHIGHLVGVMMLRHLQRAGHRPIALLGGATGMIGDPSMKSDERKLLDEETLKRNQAGIKKQLSKFLDFESDAPNAAVLVNNYDWMKDYSFLGFIRDIGKHITVNYMMAKDSVKKRLSGENSNGMSFTEFSYQLLQGYDFLYLYRNYGCRLQMGGSDQWGNITTGTELIRRKDGGEAFGLVCPLITKADGGKFGKTESGNVWLDPERTTPYAFYQFWLNVNDADAARYIKIFTTLSREEIAALETEQAAAPHLRPLQRRLAEELTVLVHSRADYEAAVAASGILFGQGTREQLQTLDEATLLAVFEGVPQYEVARTELEAGRRLIELLTEDAAIFPSKGELRKLVQAGGISINKEKASSTDELITTEQLIDGRYLLVQRGKKNYYLLIAR; encoded by the coding sequence ATGAGTGAGATTAAGAACTTCGTCGAAGAGCTACGCTGGCGTGGCATGATCCATGATATGATCCCCGGGACAGAGGAGGAGCTCGCCAAGGGCATGACCTCCGCCTACCTCGGGATAGACCCCACGGCGGACTCGCTGCATATAGGTCACCTCGTGGGCGTCATGATGCTGCGCCACCTACAGCGCGCCGGCCATCGCCCCATCGCCCTACTGGGCGGCGCTACGGGGATGATCGGCGACCCCTCGATGAAGTCGGACGAGCGCAAGCTCCTCGATGAGGAGACGCTGAAGCGCAATCAAGCTGGGATCAAGAAGCAGCTGTCGAAGTTCCTTGACTTCGAGAGCGACGCCCCCAATGCCGCGGTCCTCGTCAACAACTACGACTGGATGAAGGACTACAGCTTCCTGGGCTTCATCCGCGACATCGGCAAGCACATCACCGTCAACTATATGATGGCTAAGGACTCGGTCAAGAAGCGTCTCAGCGGGGAGAACTCCAACGGGATGTCCTTCACTGAGTTCAGCTACCAGCTCCTCCAGGGCTACGACTTCCTCTACCTCTACCGCAACTACGGCTGCCGCCTGCAGATGGGCGGCTCGGACCAGTGGGGCAATATCACCACGGGGACAGAGCTGATCCGACGCAAGGATGGGGGCGAAGCCTTCGGCCTCGTCTGCCCGCTGATCACCAAGGCCGACGGGGGTAAGTTCGGCAAGACGGAGAGCGGCAACGTATGGCTCGACCCCGAGCGCACGACGCCCTATGCCTTCTACCAGTTCTGGCTCAACGTCAACGACGCCGACGCTGCCCGCTATATCAAGATCTTCACCACGCTCTCCCGCGAGGAGATCGCTGCCCTCGAGACCGAGCAGGCAGCAGCACCGCACCTACGTCCGCTGCAGCGTCGCCTAGCGGAGGAGCTGACCGTACTGGTACACAGCCGCGCCGACTACGAGGCCGCTGTAGCCGCCTCGGGCATTCTCTTCGGTCAGGGCACACGCGAGCAGCTCCAGACGCTGGACGAGGCTACGCTGCTGGCCGTCTTCGAGGGGGTACCTCAGTACGAGGTCGCCCGAACCGAGCTCGAGGCAGGCCGTCGCCTCATCGAGCTCCTGACGGAGGATGCCGCCATCTTCCCCTCCAAAGGCGAGCTGCGCAAGCTCGTCCAGGCTGGAGGCATCAGTATCAATAAGGAGAAGGCCAGCTCCACGGACGAGCTGATCACCACCGAGCAGCTCATCGACGGGCGCTACCTGCTCGTGCAGCGCGGCAAGAAAAACTACTACCTCCTCATCGCCCGCTAG
- the rbfA gene encoding 30S ribosome-binding factor RbfA, producing the protein MDNTRMSRINRLIQKEVSDLFRQQTQALPGTLVTVTSVTVSPDLSIARVRLSIFPTERGEELLETIRSNARAIRYDLGLRVGKQLRKLPELTFFIDDSLDYLERIDELLGR; encoded by the coding sequence ATGGACAATACCCGAATGAGCCGCATCAATCGGCTGATACAAAAGGAAGTCAGTGACCTCTTCCGCCAGCAGACCCAGGCCCTACCTGGGACGCTGGTCACCGTCACCTCGGTCACCGTGAGCCCCGACCTAAGCATCGCACGTGTGCGCCTCTCGATCTTCCCCACCGAGCGCGGGGAGGAACTGCTGGAGACCATCCGCTCCAACGCCCGCGCCATCCGCTACGACCTAGGGCTGCGCGTAGGCAAGCAGCTGCGTAAGCTACCCGAGCTGACCTTCTTCATCGACGACTCGCTCGACTACCTCGAGCGTATCGACGAGCTGCTGGGTCGCTAG
- a CDS encoding FtsX-like permease family protein, translating to MLSLRIALRYLFSRSRLHAVNYVTGVSTLAVAIVAMALVCVLSVYNGYVELILAGTERTDAELLVRARSGGVFDLSKYPQWPKLLRETGVRSCVRLLYSKGLLRADERQWVVEVQGVDRHFGEVYTMEQQLFSGRALSSALHHYSSADSLLPITIGAGLPLLSDSTARGAEPAEVTLLFPKRRGFINPLNPASSFSGMPVEVIGQYPPMSLETDHTIYVPLEGLQQLLDYERDELSALALRYPKGTDLEAVRERLAEGLGSELVVQDREEQHPELSYLIRMEKVMTYLILLFILLLASLNVASSLTMLLLEKRSDYAILYALGASQRMVGSIFRSVGLLIALIGSSLGLVLGLVVSLLQQYFGIISTGAGLSAQALPVKILPLDLVLAFVSVSAISYLISLYPIHFFVRQRKG from the coding sequence GTGCTCAGCCTACGTATAGCGCTCCGCTACCTCTTCAGCCGATCGCGCCTACATGCGGTGAACTATGTGACGGGGGTCTCCACCCTCGCCGTAGCCATCGTGGCCATGGCGCTGGTCTGCGTCCTCTCGGTCTACAATGGCTATGTGGAGCTCATCCTAGCGGGGACGGAGCGTACCGATGCCGAGCTGCTCGTACGTGCTCGCAGCGGTGGTGTCTTCGACCTCAGCAAGTATCCTCAGTGGCCGAAGCTCCTCCGTGAGACGGGTGTGCGCAGCTGTGTGCGCCTACTCTACAGCAAGGGGCTGCTGCGTGCCGATGAGCGTCAGTGGGTCGTCGAGGTGCAGGGGGTAGACCGTCACTTCGGGGAGGTCTACACGATGGAGCAGCAGCTCTTCTCGGGCCGCGCCCTGAGCTCGGCACTCCACCACTACAGCAGTGCCGACAGCCTCCTCCCCATCACCATAGGCGCGGGGCTGCCACTGCTCTCCGATAGCACGGCTCGCGGAGCTGAGCCCGCTGAGGTGACGCTACTCTTCCCCAAGCGTCGGGGCTTCATCAACCCGCTGAATCCCGCCAGCTCCTTCAGCGGTATGCCTGTCGAGGTCATAGGCCAGTATCCCCCGATGAGCCTCGAGACGGACCACACCATCTACGTGCCGCTGGAGGGCCTGCAGCAGCTGCTGGACTACGAGCGGGACGAGCTCAGTGCCCTAGCGCTTCGCTACCCTAAGGGGACGGACCTCGAGGCCGTCCGCGAGCGCCTCGCAGAGGGTCTCGGGTCGGAGCTAGTCGTACAGGACCGTGAGGAGCAGCACCCCGAGCTCTCCTATCTCATACGCATGGAGAAGGTGATGACCTACCTGATTCTGCTCTTCATCCTGCTGCTGGCCTCGCTCAATGTCGCCAGCAGCCTGACGATGCTGCTCCTGGAGAAGCGCAGCGACTATGCCATCCTCTACGCCCTCGGCGCCTCGCAGCGCATGGTGGGGAGCATCTTCCGCAGCGTAGGTCTGCTGATCGCCCTCATCGGATCGAGCCTGGGGCTCGTCCTGGGGCTCGTCGTCTCGCTCCTACAGCAGTACTTCGGCATCATCTCCACAGGTGCGGGGCTATCGGCGCAGGCACTTCCGGTGAAGATCCTGCCCCTGGACCTCGTGCTGGCCTTCGTCAGTGTCAGCGCGATCTCGTACCTGATCTCCCTCTATCCGATACACTTCTTCGTGCGTCAGCGCAAGGGATGA
- the gdhA gene encoding NADP-specific glutamate dehydrogenase: protein MKSAEILASLEAKHPGEKEFLQAVKEVLLSVEEVYNQHPEFEKAAIMERLVEPDRIITFRVPWIDDAGKVHVNIGYRVQFNNAIGPYKGGIRFHPTVNLSILKFLGFEQTFKNALTTLPMGGGKGGADFSPKGKSDREIMTFCQSFMRELWRYIGPDTDVPAGDIGVGGREVAYMYGQYKRLANEHTGTMTGKGFTFGGSRLRPESTGFGAVYFVQHICQQHGIELKGKTVAISGFGNVAWGVAKKATELGAKVVTISGPDGYVYDPDGINTEEKFQALLDLRSSGNDVVSDYVKKFPKAQFFAGKKPWEQKVDIAMPCATQNEMNEADAKMLHANGVTIVAETSNMGCTAEAAEYFVAQKMLFAPGKAVNAGGVATSGLEMSQNAMHLSWTNEEVDAKLHQIMSDIHEQCVLNGKEGNYINYVKGANVAGFLKVATAMLEQGVI, encoded by the coding sequence ATGAAATCCGCAGAAATCCTCGCCTCGCTTGAGGCGAAGCACCCTGGAGAGAAGGAATTCCTCCAAGCCGTGAAGGAAGTGCTCCTCTCGGTAGAGGAGGTGTACAACCAGCACCCTGAGTTCGAGAAGGCCGCCATCATGGAGCGCCTCGTGGAGCCAGACCGTATCATCACCTTCCGTGTGCCCTGGATAGACGATGCCGGTAAGGTGCATGTCAACATCGGCTACCGCGTGCAGTTCAACAACGCCATCGGCCCCTACAAGGGCGGTATCCGCTTCCATCCCACGGTCAACCTCTCCATCCTGAAGTTCCTCGGCTTCGAGCAGACCTTCAAGAATGCACTCACCACGCTGCCTATGGGTGGCGGCAAGGGCGGCGCTGACTTCTCCCCCAAGGGTAAGAGCGACCGTGAGATCATGACCTTCTGCCAAAGCTTCATGCGCGAGCTGTGGCGCTACATCGGTCCTGACACCGACGTGCCTGCAGGGGACATCGGCGTAGGTGGCCGTGAGGTCGCCTATATGTATGGCCAGTACAAGCGCCTGGCGAACGAGCATACGGGTACGATGACGGGTAAGGGCTTCACCTTCGGGGGCTCGCGTCTGCGTCCCGAGTCTACGGGCTTCGGGGCTGTGTACTTCGTACAGCACATCTGCCAGCAGCACGGCATCGAGCTCAAGGGCAAGACGGTGGCCATCTCGGGCTTCGGTAACGTCGCTTGGGGTGTGGCCAAGAAGGCTACCGAGCTCGGCGCTAAGGTCGTGACGATCTCTGGCCCCGACGGCTACGTCTACGACCCCGACGGCATCAATACCGAGGAGAAGTTCCAGGCGCTGCTTGATCTGCGCTCCAGCGGTAACGACGTCGTATCCGACTACGTCAAGAAGTTCCCCAAGGCACAGTTCTTCGCAGGTAAGAAGCCCTGGGAGCAGAAGGTCGACATCGCTATGCCCTGCGCTACGCAGAATGAGATGAACGAGGCTGATGCCAAGATGCTGCACGCCAACGGCGTGACCATCGTCGCCGAGACGTCCAACATGGGCTGTACGGCAGAGGCTGCTGAGTACTTCGTCGCACAGAAGATGCTCTTCGCTCCTGGTAAGGCTGTCAACGCCGGTGGTGTGGCTACCTCGGGCCTTGAAATGTCCCAGAATGCCATGCACCTCTCTTGGACCAACGAAGAGGTGGATGCTAAGCTGCACCAGATCATGAGCGACATCCACGAGCAGTGCGTCCTCAATGGTAAGGAAGGCAACTATATCAACTACGTCAAGGGGGCTAACGTCGCAGGCTTCCTCAAGGTCGCCACGGCGATGCTCGAGCAGGGCGTCATCTAG